The DNA sequence CAGCTTCTTGAATCAAATCTTTGTGCGCTTTGTATGTAAATTCTCCAAGCTCCTTAAAAGATCCAAGAACTATAAATTTTCTATTTTGAATATTAAGATCTAAAATCATATTTTTCAAAGCCATAAAAGAACCCATATTGCCATTATAAGAATCATTTAAAATTAAATACCCATTTCTTGTCAAAATTTCTGCCCTACCCTTTTGAAAATCAGTCTCAACAAGACCTTCTCTTATTTCTTTTTCTCTCATTCCTAAAAATAAGGCTAAATTAATACAACCTATGGCATTAAAAATATTATGCCTACCTAACAATAAAATAGAATACTCAAACCCTTTGTAAACAAAATCATAAGAAAATTTTCCTTCCAAAAAAGAAAATGATTTAATATTAAGATTTTCAAAATCAAAATAAACAATTTCAACATTTGGATTTTCGATTTTTGCTCTTTTTTCTAAATAAACACAATAATCATTCATTTCGTTTACAACAAAGATTTCAATATTCTTACCAATTATTTTGCTCTTTTCAAAAGCAATGGCTTGTATCTCTTTGAAAGCTTGCATGTGTGCATAGCTTATATTAGTAATAATAACAATTTCTGGTTTTAAAATTTGAGATAAAAGATCCATTTCTCCAACATAACTGATCCCAACCTCAAAAACAGCGTATTCTTCATTTCCTTCTACCCGTAAAATACTAAGAG is a window from the Borreliella chilensis genome containing:
- a CDS encoding UDP-N-acetylmuramoyl-tripeptide--D-alanyl-D-alanine ligase, whose amino-acid sequence is MRIKIKDILISSKDVKFVGNIRNIEKIVSFYSLDSREIKGSNINDSLYFAYKGNKVDGFSFVKYLIDLGVKCFVCSRNHESECIEYLNNNEELVFLLTSDVIKLLQTLASFLIKRTSFKRIAITGSNGKTTTKEMLYSILSKKYKTYKTWGNLNSDIGLPLSILRVEGNEEYAVFEVGISYVGEMDLLSQILKPEIVIITNISYAHMQAFKEIQAIAFEKSKIIGKNIEIFVVNEMNDYCVYLEKRAKIENPNVEIVYFDFENLNIKSFSFLEGKFSYDFVYKGFEYSILLLGRHNIFNAIGCINLALFLGMREKEIREGLVETDFQKGRAEILTRNGYLILNDSYNGNMGSFMALKNMILDLNIQNRKFIVLGSFKELGEFTYKAHKDLIQEAVLMNFDKIFLIGEEFLDVRDSENLVEKCLYYFNEFDKFIEFFLKSLEPSVFIVIKGSRFNRLERILNYI